Within the Cryptococcus neoformans var. neoformans B-3501A chromosome 1, whole genome shotgun sequence genome, the region ATAGGTCTAGTGGGAGCGGTGTGCCTCTCCTCCCTGTTCGCTGAGAGTCTCCAGACACCAAAAGTAGCGATGGTGATACCAACAATGCAGATGGCTGTGTTGCCCTTCCAGTTGCTGGGTCGGCTCCACCAGCCACCAGAGGGAGTCCAGACTTCTTTAGGGTAAGGATATTGCGCCTATAGATTGGATCGATCAGTATAACTCGAGAGACGTGTTTGGCCAATGAACCAAACTTACGCCGCCGCCCTATCAAAATGGTTAGCTCTGCATCCATAATTCCTGGACGATAGAACATACCATTGTGAATGATTGAGATGAACGTATGGGTAGGTGTGATACAGTTGCGTCGCTTTTGCATCCAGTTGAGTGGTCGAATAGTCTCGCGTGCCTGACAAGTTTACTGGCAATGAAACTAGGCTTGcgaaaaaagaaagtaaaTGTTGCCCAAGGCGCGCTGTGAAATTAGTAGTACTCTGATTGGCCGTCGGAAGCTTtcggaaaagaggaaactCCGTGTCTGAGGCTGccatttcctctttcccctcttATTTATTCTCTCTCTCACTttcgatttttttttacctCACGCATATTCTCTAATTCCACTCTCACAACGCAGCTTGTATCCACTCATCTAATTCAAAATGGCCGGTGACACTTACACTCCTGGTACGTAGTTTTTCTGTCCGTTCCAGCCGAACCACGGGAGCTCGATGGCTCGTTGGGATTGGGAAGGTGGCCATTGAGCAAGCAAAGATAGCGTAGACGGTAAAAAGGAATAGCTGTTGACGTGATGGTGCAATAGGTGACGCTTCTAAGGGTGCTGGTATCTTCAAGGTATGTCTGGATCTGGTTCTTAGCCATCCAATCAGAGCTCCACTGACATActctccctttttttttatgTACCACAGACCCGATGCGCCCAATGTCACACCCTTGGTGCTGGTGAACCTCACAAGGTTGGCCCTAACCTCCACGGTCTCATTGGCCGAAAGTCCGGTCAAGCCGAGGGTTTCTCTTACACTGCCGCCAACGTCAACAAGGGCGTTACTTGGGTGAGTTGATTTCTGGCCTTGGCTCAGAGAAATGCTAGCTAGCATTTCTTTCTCGCAAGCTCGAGCCCCTGTTGATATAAGAATCT harbors:
- a CDS encoding hypothetical protein (Match to EST gb|CF192675.1|CF192675) produces the protein MFYRPGIMDAELTILIGRRRKFGSLAKHVSRVILIDPIYRRNILTLKKSGLPLVAGGADPATGRATQPSALLVSPSLLLVSGDSQRTGRRGTPLPLDLSLHKCGLGKHEKLVLSRNRGWDASGYKTSSWTQTDNLSSFCLSVPKDLGIFERMLRPRLTIRCICDGH
- a CDS encoding hypothetical protein (Match to ESTs gb|CF192231.1|CF192231, gb|CF189958.1|CF189958, gb|CF189437.1|CF189437; HMMPfam hit to Cytochrom_C, Cytochrome c, score: 104.9, E(): 1.9e-28), which encodes MAGDTYTPGDASKGAGIFKTRCAQCHTLGAGEPHKVGPNLHGLIGRKSGQAEGFSYTAANVNKGVTWEGQTLFEYLENPKKYIPGTKMAFAGLKKAKDRNDLVAHLEEATK